In Deltaproteobacteria bacterium, the DNA window CCTTTATCCTGGGCATGACACTTGCCATCTGCTTAAACACCAAAATGAAGTTCCGGGATCTCTTCAGGGTCTGGATTCTTATTCCCTGGGCAGTTCCCTCTGTGGTGACTGCCATCATTTTCAAATGGTTCTTCAACGATATCTATGGGGCGGCTAACGACCTCCTCATGCAGCTCGGCATCATCTCGGCTCCTGTGGCATGGCTTGCGGTCAAGACCTATGCCATGCCTATTCTGATCTTCTGCGATGCATGGGGGCGCATTCCCTTTGTGACGGTTGTAATTCTTGCCGGCCTCCAGACGGTTCCCAAGGAGCTCTACGAAGCG includes these proteins:
- a CDS encoding sugar ABC transporter permease yields the protein FILGMTLAICLNTKMKFRDLFRVWILIPWAVPSVVTAIIFKWFFNDIYGAANDLLMQLGIISAPVAWLAVKTYAMPILIFCDAWGRIPFVTVVILAGLQTVPKELYEAAKIDGATDTKLFFHITIPYIKGAILVALLVTSMFSFRVVALMLTLTGGGPGDNTKLLSAYVYETAFRRLEFGYSSALSVVMLLLIAIICLAYIYFLRSEVKE